In Eulemur rufifrons isolate Redbay chromosome 29, OSU_ERuf_1, whole genome shotgun sequence, one DNA window encodes the following:
- the GHRHR gene encoding growth hormone-releasing hormone receptor encodes MDGRVWGACILCVLSRVPTALGHVHPECDVITRLREDESACLRAAEGMPNATVGCPRTWDGLLCWPLAGPGEWVTLPCPDFFSHFSSEPGAVKRDCTITGWSEPFPPYPVACPVPLELLADEKSYFSTVKIIYTMGHSISTVALLVAIAILLALRRLHCPRNYIHTQLFATFILKAGAVFLKDATLFHGGNTDHCSFSTVLCKVSVAASHFATMTNFSWLLAEAVYLTCLLASTSPSSRSAFWWLVLAAWGLPMLLTGTWVGCKLAFEDIACWDLDDSSPYWWIIKGPIVLSVGVNFGLFLNIIRILLRKLEPAQGSLHTQSQYWRLSKSTLLLIPLFGIHYIIFNFLPDDAGLGIRLPLELGLGSFQGFIVAILYCFLNQEVRTEISRKWHGHDPELLPARRTPAKWTRPSCSGVQVLTSVC; translated from the exons ATGGACGGCCGGGTGTGGGGCGCCTGCATCCTCTGCGTGCTGAGCCGGGTCCCAACG GCACTGGGCCACGTGCACCCAGAATGTGACGTCATCACGCGGTTGAGAGAGGACGAGAGCGCCTGTCTGCGAGCAGCAGAGGGGATGCCCAACGCCACCGTGG GCTGCCCCAGGACCTGGGATGGGCTGCTGTGCTGGCCGCTGGCAGGCCCTGGAGAGTGGGTCACCCTCCCCTGCCCGGATTTCTTCTCTCACTTCAGCTCAGAGCCAG GGGCTGTGAAGCGGGATTGTACCATCACGGGGTGGTCTGAGCCCTTCCCACCTTACCCTGTGGCCTGCCCTGTGCCCCTGGAGCTGCTGGCTGACGAG aaaTCCTACTTCTCCACAGTGAAGATCATCTACACCATGGGCCACAGCATCTCTACTGTAGCCCTCTTGGTGGCCATCGCTATCCTGCTTGCTCTCAG GAGGCTCCACTGCCCCCGGAACTACATCCACACCCAGCTGTTCGCCACCTTCATCCTCAAGGCGGGAGCCGTGTTCCTGAAGGACGCCACCCTCTTCCACGGCGGCAACACGGACCACTGCAGCTTCTCCACC GTTCTGTGCAAGGTCTCCGTGGCAGCCTCCCATTTCGCCACCATGACCAACTTCAGCTGGCTGCTGGCAGAAGCCGTCTACCTCACCTGCCTCCTGGCCTCTACCTCCCCCAGCTCACGGAGCGCCTTCTGGTGGCTGGTTCTTGCTGCCTGGG GGCTGCCCATGCTCCTCACCGGCACGTGGGTGGGCTGCAAGCTGGCTTTCGAGGACATCGC GTGCTGGGACCTGGACGACAGCTCCCCCTACTGGTGGATCATCAAAGGGCCCATCGTGCTCTCCGTTGGG GTGAACTTTGGGCTTTTTCTCAATATCATCCGCATCCTGCTGAGGAAACTGGAACCAGCTCAGGGCAGCCTCCACACGCAGTCTCAGTACTG GCGTCTCTCCAAGTCAACGCTTCTCCTCATCCCACTGTTTGGCATTCACTACATCATCTTCAACTTCCTGCCCGACGATGCCGGCCTGGGCATCCGCCTCCCCCTGGAGTTGGGTCTGGGCTCCTTCCAG GGCTTCATCGTTGCCATCCTCTACTGCTTCCTCAACCAAGAG